The Acinetobacter sp. GSS19 genome includes a region encoding these proteins:
- a CDS encoding SDR family NAD(P)-dependent oxidoreductase codes for MNTFQNKVAAITGAGSGIGQQLALRLAEQGCHLALSDINQQGLTATLDLIKDLNVRVTTQIFDVADRTAMYAWAEQVVQQHGQVHMIFNNAGVALASTVEGASYEELEWIVGINFWGVVYGSKAFLPYLKQSGDGHIINLSSLFGLTAQPTQSAYNATKFAVRGFTESLAQELQLENCGVSALCVHPGGIRTNIANAARVNASLAVQNPEDATGDFNEFLRMPAQQAADEILQAVLKNKRRVLIGRDAKLLDLIQRLFPAGYQQLMVWAIRWRERSKR; via the coding sequence GTGAATACATTTCAGAATAAAGTCGCTGCGATTACCGGTGCCGGTTCGGGCATTGGTCAGCAATTGGCACTACGGCTGGCTGAGCAGGGTTGCCATTTGGCATTGAGTGATATTAATCAGCAGGGGCTGACAGCCACCCTGGATTTGATCAAAGACCTCAACGTGCGCGTTACCACCCAGATTTTTGATGTGGCAGATCGTACAGCGATGTATGCCTGGGCTGAACAGGTGGTACAGCAGCATGGTCAGGTGCATATGATTTTCAATAATGCAGGCGTTGCTTTGGCTTCTACAGTAGAAGGGGCCAGTTATGAAGAGCTGGAATGGATCGTCGGGATTAATTTCTGGGGTGTGGTGTATGGCAGTAAGGCCTTTTTACCGTATCTAAAACAGAGTGGAGATGGACATATTATTAACCTGTCCAGCCTGTTTGGCCTGACCGCCCAGCCGACCCAGTCTGCTTATAATGCGACTAAATTTGCGGTGCGAGGCTTTACCGAATCCCTGGCTCAGGAACTGCAACTGGAAAACTGTGGTGTGAGCGCCTTATGTGTGCATCCTGGCGGGATTCGAACTAACATTGCCAATGCCGCCCGGGTTAATGCCAGTCTGGCCGTGCAAAATCCTGAAGATGCAACGGGTGATTTTAACGAATTTTTACGGATGCCTGCGCAACAGGCAGCCGATGAAATTTTACAGGCGGTGCTGAAAAACAAACGCCGCGTGCTGATTGGCCGCGATGCCAAACTGCTGGATCTGATCCAGCGTCTGTTTCCTGCAGGTTATCAGCAGCTGATGGTCTGGGCCATTCGCTGGCGTGAGCGTTCGAAGCGCTAA